The Comamonas piscis region GGCCAGCGAGTTTGGCGATACCAAGCTGGACAACACGCCGCTGATGGTCGAGATTCTGAAAATCCGCGAACAAGAGGCACATCTGCTGGGCTACCCCAGCTTTGGCGAGCTGTCGGTGGCGCCCAAGATGGCGCAATCCTCTGCCCAGGTGATGGAGTTCTTGCAAGAGCTGGCCAGCAAGGCCAAGCCCTATGGCCAAAAAGATGTGCAAGACCTGCGCGACTACGCCCGCACCGAGCTGGGCCTGGACAACCCGCAAGCCTGGGACTGGGGCTACATTGGCGAGCACCTGAAAGAAGCGCGCTATGCCTTCAGCGAGCAGGAGCTGAAGCAGTACTTTCCGGCGCCCAAGGTGCTGGCGGGCCTGTTCCGCATTGTCGAAACCTTGTTTGGCGTACAGATCAAGGGCGATCTGGCGCCCGTTTGGAACCAGGATGTAGGCTTCTACCGCATCGAGCGCGACGGCGCGCTGGTGGGCCAGTTCTACCTGGATCCCCCTGCCCGCAACGGCAAGCGTGGTGGTGCCTGGATGGACGATGTGCGCACCCGCTGGCTGCGCCCTGACAATGGCGAGCTGCAAACCCCGATCGCGCACCTGGTCTGCAATTTTGCAGCCGGCGTCGATGGCAAGCCGGCACTGCTGACGCATGACGACGTCATCACCCTCTTCCATGAGACCGGCCACGGTCTGCACCACATGCTCACCCAGGTTAATGAGCGCGATGTCTCCGGCATCGGTGGCGTGGAATGGGATGCGGTCGAGCTGCCCAGCCAGTTCATGGAAAACTTCTGCTGGGAATGGGAAGTACTGCGCCACATGACGGCCCATGTCGACACTGGCGAGCCTCTGCCGCGCGCGCTGTACGACAAGATGATTGCGGCCAAGAATTTCCAATCCGGCATGCAGACCCTGCGCCAGATCGAGTTCTCGCTGTTTGACATGCGCATCCACACCGAGCTGTCGGGTGACGGCATCAACGCAGACGCCATCTATGGCGTGATGCGCGATGTGCGCCGTCAGGTAGCCGTGCTGGACCAGCCTGACTTCAACCGCATGCCCAATACCTTCACGCATGTGTTTGCTGGTGGCTATGCAGCCGGTTACTACAGCTACAAGTGGGCCGAGGTGCTGTCGGCCGATGCCTTTGCCAGCTTTGAAGAAGCGGCCAAGAAGCGCGGCAGCAGCGATGTGGTGGACCCAGAAGTCGGTCAGCGCTACCTGCATGCCATCTTGGAAGCGGGGGGCAGCCGCCCAGCGATGGAGTCGTTCAAGGCCTTCCGCGGCCGCGAGCCCCAGCTCGATGCCTTGCTGCGCCACCAGGGCATGGCCGAGCCGCTGACGGTCTGAGCGGGACGACCTAGGGGCGCTGGTTCAGCGCCCCCCAGAGTCCTCAGCCAGCCTTGGCGCCGCGCAGGCATAATGGCGCCACAACAGCTATAGAGAGGGAATAGGCATGAAGACAAAGGCTTTGGCAAGCATGCTGGTTGGCACCGCAATCGCTTGTGCCGCTGGCTTGGCAAGCGCACAAACGGTGTATCGCATTGTGGGCCCCGATGGGCGGGTCACCTTTTCGGACCGCGCACCTACCTCGGACACCCCCAGCCAGTCGCTCTCGACCGGCGCGGTCACGGAGCCCGCCGGCACCCGCTTGAATGATTTGCCACTGGAAGTCAAGCAAGCCGCAACCAAGTATCCTCTGACCTTCTACACCAGCAAAGACTGCGGTGCCTGCGATACCGCCCGCCGATACCTGCTGACCCGTGGCATTCCTTTTTCAGAAAAAACGGTCACCTCCAACCAAGAAATCCAGGCCCTGCGCAAGCTCAACGCCGAGGGCACGATCCCGTTTGCGACCTTGGGCGGCCAGCATTTGAGTGGCTTTAATGAAAACGACTGGAGCGCCTACCTGGATGCCGCCGGCTACCCGGCCCAGTCCAAGCTGCCCTCCAGCTACCGCCCGGCACCTGCGCAGCCGCTGATCCCCAAAGTGATTGCACCAGCAGCACCTGCGGCCACGCAGCCTGCAGATACCGACGGCACACCGGCTTCCGGCAACCCCAACGTCGAGCCGGATCGCGTGACGCCCAACAACCCCACCGGGATTGTTTTCTAAATCCAAGTACCGCACACCACAAAAAATGGCCCGACCAGGCATTGCCTGCGTCGGGCCATTTTTTTCCAGGCTTGGCGGCTTAAAACTCGAGCGTCTCTACACCTTGCTCCGTGCCCAACAAGCAGACAGCAGCTTTCTGGTGCGCAAACACACCCACGGTGATGACGCCCGGCCACTGGTTCACTTCAGCCTCAAAAGCAGCGGGGTCGGCAATCGCCAGGCCCGTAACATCCAGAATGTGCTGGCCGTTGTCCGTCACCAGCGGCTGTCCATCCTTGAAGCGCAGCGTAGCCTGGCCCCCCTTTGCCGCAAAGCGGCGGGCGATTTGCGTGGCTGCCATGGGGATAACTTCGACCGGTAGCGGGAACACGCCCAAGGTTTGCACACGTTTGGAGGCATCGGCAATGCAGATAAAGCGCTCGGCCAGCGCAGCGACGATCTTCTCGCGCGTCAACGCAGCGCCGCCGCCCTTGACCATAAAACCCTGGTGGTCGATTTCATCGGCGCCATCAATATAGACCGCAAGGCGCTCCACCTCATTGGCATCAAACACCTTGATGCCCAGCGCTTGCAGGCGCTCGGTGCTGGCGACGGAGCTGGACACAGCGCCCGGAATCTGGTCCTTGATGGTGGCCAGCGCATCAATGAACTTGTTGACCGTGGAGCCGGTGCCCACGCCCACAATTTCTCCGGCCACCACATATTGCAGTGCGGCGCGGCCAACTTCGGTCTTTAATTCGTCTTGAGTCATGGTAGTGCGATCAGATCAGCGAAAATGCAAACAACGCCTTGATTATCCCATCCCATGTCCCTGATCCCCTACTCTCTCTCTCGCGCAGTTCTGTTTGGCATGCAGCCCGAGGCTGCCCATGACCTGACGATGGACATGCTGGCCAAGGGCCAGAACACCCCGCTGGCCTGCGCCTGGCGCCAAAGCCGGGTCAGTGACCCCATCACCTTGGCGGGGCTGCAGTTCCCCAACCGGGTGGGCATGGCAGCTGGGTTGGACAAGAATGCGCGCGCCATCGATGGCCTGGGCGCCATGGGTTTCGGCTTTGTCGAGGTGGGCACGGTCACGCCCCTAGCGCAGCCGGGCAACCCCAAGCCGCGCATGTTCCGCATCCCGGAGCGCGATGCGCTGATCAATCGCCTGGGCTTCAACAACGAAGGGCTGGCAGCCTTTGTCGCCAATGTGAAGAAGGCCCAGTTCCGCAAGCAGGCATCGCCGCTGTTGCTCGGCCTCAACATTGGCAAGAATGCGGCCACACCGATGGAGAACGCCACCAGCGACTACCTGGCTTGCCTCGATGGCGTCTACCCCCATGCGGACTACATCACGGTCAATATCAGCTCGCCCAATACCAAGAACCTGCGAGCGCTGCAAAGCGACGAGGCGCTGGACGCGTTGCTGAGCGCCTTGGTACAGCGCCGCGAGCAGTTGGCACGCGAGCATGGCCAATACAAACCAGTGTTCTTGAAGATCGCCCCCGATCTGACGGAAGAGCAGGTCAGCGTGATCGCCAACAGCCTCAAGGCCCATGGCATGGATGGCGTCATCGCCACCAACACCACCATCAGCCGCGATGCCGTGCAAGGCCTGCAACATGCCGAGGAAACCGGCGGCCTCTCCGGCCGCCCGGTGTTTGAGGCCAGCAATGCCGTCGTCCGCCAGCTGCGTGCGGCGCTTGGCCCGCAGTTCCCCATCATTGGGGTGGGCGGCATCTTGAGCGATGCCGATGCGGTCGAGAAAATCAAGGCCGGTGCCGACGTGGTGCAGATTTATACGGGATTGATCTATCGAGGGCCAGCGCTGGTGACCGAGATCGCGCAGGCGCTAAAGGCGCAAGCCAGCGGCCGCTGATCCCCCATCCGGCAAGCGCTCACAAGGCCAGCAGCGTTTGCTGGCCTTTTTTGTATCGGCTTCTGATCTGGAAGGCAAGCGCCCATGGCTTCAGGTCGCCACTTTTAAGGTGGCAAGGCCCAGCTTGGCCAGCAGCTGCGCATCACTTTTCGCCTCCGGGTTTCCGGTCACCAGCAGCTTGTCGCCATAGAAGATGGAATTGGCACCAGCCATAAAGCACAGCGTTTGCACCGCCTCGCCCAATTGCTGGCGGCCGGCAGACAGGCGTATGCGGGCCTGGGGCATCACAATACGGGCGACCGCAATCACACGCACAAAATCCAGCGAATCCACCGGCGCGCTGTCCGCCAACGGCGTGCCGGGCACCCGTACCAGGCTGTTGATGGGCACGGACTCTGGGTAGGGCTGCATATTGGCCAGTTGGGCCAGCAAGGCCGCGCGGTCCACCACCTCCTCTCCCATCCCCACAATGCCGCCGCAGCACACCCTGATGCCGGCGGCACGAACATGGGCCAGCGTATCGAGGCGCTCCTGGTACTGGCGGGTGCTCACGACATCGCGGTAATACGCCGGCCCGGTGTCCAGGTTGTGGTTGTAGTAGTCGAGACCGGCATCGCTCAACGCCTGCGCCTGCTCGGGCGCCAACATGCCCAGGGTGGCGCAGCTCTCCAGGCCCAGTGCCTTGACAGCCGAGATCATCGCGCTGACCTGGGCGATATCCCTGTCCTTGGGTGCACGCCAGGCGGCCCCCATGCAAAAGCGGCTGGCACCCGCGTCCTTGGCCGCTTGTGCAGCGCGGACTACCTCTGCCACATCCATCAGCTTGTCGGCCTTGACCCCCGTGTCGTAGGCCGCTGACTGCGGGCAGTAGCCGCAGTTCTCCGGGCAGCCACCTGTCTTGACCGAAAGCAAGGTTGCCAGCTCGATATCACCCGCCAGCCAGTGCGCATGGTGCACCGTCTGCGCGTGGAACATCAAGGCCATAAAGGGCATATCAAACAGGGCCTGTACCTGGGCTACAGGCCAGGGCTCTGCGGCCTTCGTCTGATCGGTCACCGCTACTTTGGGATGCCAATGCAGAGCCGATGTCGTCGTACCAGGGTTATGGGGGCTGGACATGGGAAATCTCCTCAATCGCTACCCGGTGCGAGATGCCCGGGCATGGCACTTATTGTGTCCATATCCCATGTCCATCCAAGCGCTGCCCTGGGTCCTCTTCAAGCCTGGTTTGGCAGCTTTGCAGTGTCTCCAACTTAGGGCGCTGTTACGGGCATGTTGCAGGCAAGAAGCCAGTACATTGCTGCAACTTCCGGCATTGCATTGCCAAACCCGCTTTTTCTGGGCTCTATAGATGGCCAAACAATATGCACAACACAGTCAATTAGCAGCAAATAAGGGGTTTCAAGCATCTTCGAGCGCCCAGGTTGGCTGCTGCCCTGCGCTAGTACGCCATCCAGTCAAATACCAATGGCACTATTTGGGAGTTTATTGACGCCAGCACCCCGTTTTATCCCCAGCGGTTCTGTGGGTCTTTGCAAAGCTCGGGCATAAAAAAGCCGCAACGGCGTGCGGCTATGGTTGGGTTTGCAGAGCGCTTCGCTGTCTGCGCCCTACGGCGTTTCCGGCAGTTCTTCAAAAAACACCAGATGGTTGCCAAAGGGATCGGCAATGCGCATCTCCAGCATGCCCCAAGGCATGCGCTCCAGCCCTGGCTTGGCATAGCGGTAGTTCTTGGCCAGCAGGCTTTGATGGAAGGCCTCCAGTTGCGGCCAGGCAATGCGTACCGTGCTGCCGGGGCAGGCATCGCCATGGTGCTCGCTCAGGTGCAGCAGGCAGGCCAGGCCCGCAGCGCTTCGCAGGCTGAGCTGTTGGTAGAGCGGAAAGTCATCGCCAAAGCGGTGTGTCCAGTCCTGCGCAAAGCCCAGAAACTCTTGATAAAACTCTGCTGCCCGCTGGGCATCGAAGCTGCGCAGCACCGGAATTACGCAGGCTTGAAAAGTGGGAGTGTCTGCCATAGCGCTGACCCCTCAACTAAGGGCTGCAATCACATCGGCCGGCGCTTGCACCAGCTCGATCAGTACACCCTCTCCAGCAATGGGAAACTCGTCATTGCTCTTGGGATGCAGAAAACAGATGTCATGGCCAGCGGCGCCAGGGCGAATGCCCCCCGGCGCAAAACGCACGCCCTGCGCTGTCAGCCATTCCACGGCTTTGGGCAGGTCATCAATCCACAGACCGATATGGTTGAGCGGCGTGGCATGCACGGCAGGCTTTTTGTCGATATCCAGCGGCTGCATGATGTCCACCTCAACCGCGAACGCGCCCTTGCCCATCGCCAGAATGTCTTCATCGACGTTTTCACGCTCGCTGCGGAAGGTACCGGTTTGTGACAAGCCCAGCATGTCCACCCAGAGTTTTTTCATGCGGTCTTTGTCAGTGCCACCGATGGCCACTTGCTGGATTCCCAAAACCTTGAACGGACGCTGTGCTGACATGTTGTATGGCTCCTTGTATAGATGGTGCGAGGCTCGTGCCGCAGCAGCCATTGTGCCAAGCCTTGGAGCCCGTGGCAGCAGTGGCCGGCCCGTGATCACCTCTCGCATGTCTCTCAAAGCGCTGTATGCATTGCTCCACACGAATTACAGATTGCTGCGAAAAGCCGCAAATAAAGTCCCCCGTGTTTACCCTAAATAACTACAATTAAAAGAAGTGAATCATCGAATAGCGTATTACTATATTTGAATGATTTTTAGGCGGTGCCTTTGCCGCTCGCCCTGCATTGCGCCCACCATGTTTGCTGACCCGTCCTGCCCCATGCACCGATCGCTCGTCCAATCCACTAAGCGGCATGGTGCCCCTTGCCTCCAACCGGCGCAACCATGCCCCGCTTGAGCCCTCCATCTGCTGAACTGCCAGAGGGCCATGCATTGCCCGCTACGCGCGTGGCCATGCCGGTGCGCAAGCGCAGCCTGCTGCTAAGCATCTGGCCCTTTGTGGCGTTAGCGATCGTGCAAACCGTGCTGGCGATCTCCAGCCTGCATATTCTGGGAGCGATGCGGGCTTTCAGCTCGGGTGAGAGCCAGTGGAGCAAGGGCCAAAAAGACGCGACCTATGCCTTGGCGCGCTATGCCGTGAGTGGTGACCCCGCCGCCTATGAACAGTTTCACCAAGGCCTGCACATCCCCATGAGCGACATGCAGGCGCGCTTGATGCTCGAAGACCAAGGCTATGCCGCGCGAGCCCAGGCGTCCTTGCTGCTGCTGCAAGGGCACAACGAGCCGGAAGAGATCAATGCGCTGATCTGGCTGACGGTGTATTTCAGACACACGGAATCCATCGGCGAGTTGCTGGGCCGTTGGCGGGATGCCGATGAGCCCTTGCACGAGCTCCAGACCCTGGGCGGCGACATCTATGCCTGCTTGCAGCTGGCACCGCCTACCTCCGAGCAAAAGCAAAGCTGGCTGGCCCAGATCAACTCCCTGCAGATTCAGCTGTCCGAAGCGGAGCGGGCCTTCAACAAGGCGCTGGGCGATACCTCGCGTGCCATGAACAAATGGCTGTGGTCGATCAACATCGGCATTGCGCTGGCCATGCTCAGCCTGCTGATGGGCCACACCTGGCGCCTGCAGCGCAAGACCGCACGTGCCGAAGATGCCTTGGATCTGGTCAGCGAGCGCGCCTCCACTACCTTGGCCGCCATTGGCGAAGCCGTCATCACCACAGATGCCGCCGGCCATGTGGTGTACATGAACCGCGCCGCCGAGGAGCTGTTGGGGCTGAGCCTGGAGCAGCTGGTGACCGGCAAGCTGGTACAACACATCCATGCGCCGCCCGCCTTCGCTGGCGGCGATTTGGGCAGCGCTCCTCCCTTGGTGCAAACCGCTATTTCCGAAGCCCTGGAAGGGCGTGAGCATCCGCGCGACACGATTTTTCGGCTTTACGACGCGCAGCAGCAGGTGCGCGAGGTGAAACTGGCTTTTACCGCGATCAGCGATGACAACGGCACCACCGAGGCCGTATTTGTGCTGCACGATGTGAGCCAGGAGCAAAGCTATATCCGCGAACTGGCCTGGCAGGCCACCCATGACCAGCTCACCGGCCTGGTCAACCGCTATGAGTTCGAACGCCTGCTGGGCGTCTTCCTGGCGCAGACCAAGCAGTCGCCCACGCCGTCTGCGGGCCACGCGATCATGTACCTCGATCTGGACCAGTTCAAGGTCATCAATGACACCGCTGGCCATATCGCTGGCGATGCCATGCTGCGTGCGATGAGCGCCATGCTGCAGCGCTGTCTGCGCGCGGGAGACACCCTTGCCCGCGTGGGCGGCGACGAATTTGCGATCCTGCTGACCCAGTGCTCCTTCGATGAAGCCAAGCGCATTGCCGAGCAGATCCGCGATGCCGCACAGAATGTGCGCATTCAATGGGGGGAACGCAGCCTGAGCGCGGGCATCAGCATTGGACTCGTCAAGCTGGCTGCGCCGCTGGCGTCGGTGGAAGAAGTGCTGCGCGTGGCCGACATGGCCAGCTACGGCGCCAAGCAGCGCGGTCGCAACAATGTCTATGCCTATGATCCCGGGGTGGACCAGGAGATTGCCCGCTATGTCGGCGAGATGGAATGGGTCGAGCGCATCAAGGCGGCACTTGAAGGCGGGCATTTCTGCCTCTATGCCCAGAACATTGTGGCGCTCAGTACCGCCGCCGATCACATCGCTGGCGGCGGCCTGCACATCGAGGTGCAAATACGCATGCACCTGCCCGATGGCAATATCATCAGCCCGGTGCTGTTCATTCCGGCTGCAGAGCGTTATGGGCTGATGCCGATGGTGGACCGCTGGGTGGTCAAGCAAACGCTGAAGACCCTGGTCCATCTGCAAAAAACAGGGCAGACCCCGGCCATTACCTGCTGCGCGATCAATCTGTCTGGCACCTCACTGGGCGACGAGCGCCTGCTGGACTTTTTGCAAGAGCAGATCGCGCTCCACGGGGTGGACCCACGCACGCTGTGCTTCGAAGTGACCGAGACTGCGGCCATCACCCATCTGCCCAATGCCATTCGCTTGGTCAATGCCCTGAAGGCGCTGGGTTGCCGCTTCTCCATGGATGACTTTGGTGCCGGCGTCTCGTCCTTTGGCTCCTTAAAAAACCTGCCGGTGGATTTTCTCAAGATCGATGGCGCCATCGTCGCCGACATGCTCAATGAGCCGGCCCACCGCGCCATGGTGGAGGCCATCAACCACCTGGGCCATGCCCTGGGTATGAAAACCATTGCGGAGTTTGCATCCAGCCCCGAGATCGTGGAGACCTTGCGGGGCATGGGCATCGACTATGCCCAGGGCTACGCGGTAGGCCGGCCCCAGCCTTTCTCCGACGCACTTACCGTCACTCGCTGACGACACCCATCACTTGCTGGCCCGGCAGCGATGCTGCCGCTGGTCTGCCATCTGCAAAACTTGCCGACTCCCAGCACTTTAGGCAGCCTTGGCCGTGTTTCAAGCAGTCACCTTAGAAGCATTCTGCAGCGCTCCCGCGTCGGTTGGATCTTGCCCGGAGTCTGGCCTATCGGCGTTTCAGCCTGCGTTGGGCGCACGCCAGGCAATTGCCAACAATCCTCAGCCTGCAAACCAAGGCCCTGCATTTTTCTCTAAGCTAAGGTACATTAATATAATTAATCAATTACTTAATTTCAATCGTGTCAGTCAATCTGAAAGGGTGTCTGCGCTCCCGCCAGCGCTGGATCGCTGCGCTGGCCTATTTCGGTGCAGCCGGACTATGCCAGGCCGCGCCTCTGGCGTATGTGGTCAACCGCGATGACAACCAGGTCTCCGTGGTCGATTTAGCAACCCAGCGCTCGGTCCGCGCCATTCCTGCTGGCATGGCCATGCCGCAGGAGATTGCCATCAGCCCGGATGGATGCCTAGCCTATTTAAGCAGCATCTGGTCGGCCACGGTTGCAGTCCTCGATCTGGGCAAGCACCAGCTGCTGGCCGGTATCCCCTTGAACCACATCAGCAACGGCGTTGTCTTCAGCCCTTCCGGATCGCTGGCTTATGTAGACACCAATACCCCGGACGGCGGAGCGATTGCCGTCATTGACACTGCCACCCACCAGATCATGCGTACCTTCCCCGTCAGCCCCCAAAACACGCGCGGCATGGCCATCCACCCCGATGGTTCACGCCTCTACTCGCTTGAACAACAGTACGAGACCCATGCCGGAAAAGTGGCGGTGATCGACCCGACCAACGGGACGGTGCTACAACGCATTGCCGTCGGCATGGACCCCAGCGATATCAAGCTACACCCTGCGGGCGGCCTGGCCTATGTGGTCAACCGGGAATCCCACCACCGCCATGGCAGCCTGAGCGTGATTGATACCCGCCGCAAAACG contains the following coding sequences:
- a CDS encoding glyoxalase superfamily protein, which produces MADTPTFQACVIPVLRSFDAQRAAEFYQEFLGFAQDWTHRFGDDFPLYQQLSLRSAAGLACLLHLSEHHGDACPGSTVRIAWPQLEAFHQSLLAKNYRYAKPGLERMPWGMLEMRIADPFGNHLVFFEELPETP
- a CDS encoding putative bifunctional diguanylate cyclase/phosphodiesterase is translated as MPRLSPPSAELPEGHALPATRVAMPVRKRSLLLSIWPFVALAIVQTVLAISSLHILGAMRAFSSGESQWSKGQKDATYALARYAVSGDPAAYEQFHQGLHIPMSDMQARLMLEDQGYAARAQASLLLLQGHNEPEEINALIWLTVYFRHTESIGELLGRWRDADEPLHELQTLGGDIYACLQLAPPTSEQKQSWLAQINSLQIQLSEAERAFNKALGDTSRAMNKWLWSINIGIALAMLSLLMGHTWRLQRKTARAEDALDLVSERASTTLAAIGEAVITTDAAGHVVYMNRAAEELLGLSLEQLVTGKLVQHIHAPPAFAGGDLGSAPPLVQTAISEALEGREHPRDTIFRLYDAQQQVREVKLAFTAISDDNGTTEAVFVLHDVSQEQSYIRELAWQATHDQLTGLVNRYEFERLLGVFLAQTKQSPTPSAGHAIMYLDLDQFKVINDTAGHIAGDAMLRAMSAMLQRCLRAGDTLARVGGDEFAILLTQCSFDEAKRIAEQIRDAAQNVRIQWGERSLSAGISIGLVKLAAPLASVEEVLRVADMASYGAKQRGRNNVYAYDPGVDQEIARYVGEMEWVERIKAALEGGHFCLYAQNIVALSTAADHIAGGGLHIEVQIRMHLPDGNIISPVLFIPAAERYGLMPMVDRWVVKQTLKTLVHLQKTGQTPAITCCAINLSGTSLGDERLLDFLQEQIALHGVDPRTLCFEVTETAAITHLPNAIRLVNALKALGCRFSMDDFGAGVSSFGSLKNLPVDFLKIDGAIVADMLNEPAHRAMVEAINHLGHALGMKTIAEFASSPEIVETLRGMGIDYAQGYAVGRPQPFSDALTVTR
- the rpiA gene encoding ribose-5-phosphate isomerase RpiA — its product is MTQDELKTEVGRAALQYVVAGEIVGVGTGSTVNKFIDALATIKDQIPGAVSSSVASTERLQALGIKVFDANEVERLAVYIDGADEIDHQGFMVKGGGAALTREKIVAALAERFICIADASKRVQTLGVFPLPVEVIPMAATQIARRFAAKGGQATLRFKDGQPLVTDNGQHILDVTGLAIADPAAFEAEVNQWPGVITVGVFAHQKAAVCLLGTEQGVETLEF
- a CDS encoding M3 family metallopeptidase, giving the protein MTNPLLDFSGLPRFDQVQPAHIAPAIDQLLSESETALKTVTAPDFPAQWNEIAKVLDVTTEKLGRAWGMVGHLNSVADTPELRAAYNAEMPKVTAFWTQLGADEALYAKYKAIDPATLNSEQKQAWDNAMRNFVLGGAELQGEARETYAALQEKSAIACQKYSENAMDSTDQFAYYAELDELAGVPQDVIQAARAAAEADGKPGYKLTLKIPSYLPVMQFAKSSVLREKLYRAYTTRASEFGDTKLDNTPLMVEILKIREQEAHLLGYPSFGELSVAPKMAQSSAQVMEFLQELASKAKPYGQKDVQDLRDYARTELGLDNPQAWDWGYIGEHLKEARYAFSEQELKQYFPAPKVLAGLFRIVETLFGVQIKGDLAPVWNQDVGFYRIERDGALVGQFYLDPPARNGKRGGAWMDDVRTRWLRPDNGELQTPIAHLVCNFAAGVDGKPALLTHDDVITLFHETGHGLHHMLTQVNERDVSGIGGVEWDAVELPSQFMENFCWEWEVLRHMTAHVDTGEPLPRALYDKMIAAKNFQSGMQTLRQIEFSLFDMRIHTELSGDGINADAIYGVMRDVRRQVAVLDQPDFNRMPNTFTHVFAGGYAAGYYSYKWAEVLSADAFASFEEAAKKRGSSDVVDPEVGQRYLHAILEAGGSRPAMESFKAFRGREPQLDALLRHQGMAEPLTV
- a CDS encoding VOC family protein, which encodes MSAQRPFKVLGIQQVAIGGTDKDRMKKLWVDMLGLSQTGTFRSERENVDEDILAMGKGAFAVEVDIMQPLDIDKKPAVHATPLNHIGLWIDDLPKAVEWLTAQGVRFAPGGIRPGAAGHDICFLHPKSNDEFPIAGEGVLIELVQAPADVIAALS
- a CDS encoding glutaredoxin family protein, producing the protein MLVGTAIACAAGLASAQTVYRIVGPDGRVTFSDRAPTSDTPSQSLSTGAVTEPAGTRLNDLPLEVKQAATKYPLTFYTSKDCGACDTARRYLLTRGIPFSEKTVTSNQEIQALRKLNAEGTIPFATLGGQHLSGFNENDWSAYLDAAGYPAQSKLPSSYRPAPAQPLIPKVIAPAAPAATQPADTDGTPASGNPNVEPDRVTPNNPTGIVF
- the bioB gene encoding biotin synthase BioB: MSSPHNPGTTTSALHWHPKVAVTDQTKAAEPWPVAQVQALFDMPFMALMFHAQTVHHAHWLAGDIELATLLSVKTGGCPENCGYCPQSAAYDTGVKADKLMDVAEVVRAAQAAKDAGASRFCMGAAWRAPKDRDIAQVSAMISAVKALGLESCATLGMLAPEQAQALSDAGLDYYNHNLDTGPAYYRDVVSTRQYQERLDTLAHVRAAGIRVCCGGIVGMGEEVVDRAALLAQLANMQPYPESVPINSLVRVPGTPLADSAPVDSLDFVRVIAVARIVMPQARIRLSAGRQQLGEAVQTLCFMAGANSIFYGDKLLVTGNPEAKSDAQLLAKLGLATLKVAT
- a CDS encoding quinone-dependent dihydroorotate dehydrogenase, encoding MSLIPYSLSRAVLFGMQPEAAHDLTMDMLAKGQNTPLACAWRQSRVSDPITLAGLQFPNRVGMAAGLDKNARAIDGLGAMGFGFVEVGTVTPLAQPGNPKPRMFRIPERDALINRLGFNNEGLAAFVANVKKAQFRKQASPLLLGLNIGKNAATPMENATSDYLACLDGVYPHADYITVNISSPNTKNLRALQSDEALDALLSALVQRREQLAREHGQYKPVFLKIAPDLTEEQVSVIANSLKAHGMDGVIATNTTISRDAVQGLQHAEETGGLSGRPVFEASNAVVRQLRAALGPQFPIIGVGGILSDADAVEKIKAGADVVQIYTGLIYRGPALVTEIAQALKAQASGR
- a CDS encoding YncE family protein, which gives rise to MSVNLKGCLRSRQRWIAALAYFGAAGLCQAAPLAYVVNRDDNQVSVVDLATQRSVRAIPAGMAMPQEIAISPDGCLAYLSSIWSATVAVLDLGKHQLLAGIPLNHISNGVVFSPSGSLAYVDTNTPDGGAIAVIDTATHQIMRTFPVSPQNTRGMAIHPDGSRLYSLEQQYETHAGKVAVIDPTNGTVLQRIAVGMDPSDIKLHPAGGLAYVVNRESHHRHGSLSVIDTRRKTVVVTVPVGKHPGRVAFHPSGTQAYVTNSGDGTVSVIDTASHAVVGLISVDQAPQHVVFHPAGTHAYVSSPEANTLSVIDTATQQLRGSVTVGSAPWGVALATDPRVAALKPDTSGMEAGSVVTGKPIPVSGVWAGLLLVVAGITALHRHGQKLMG